The Ciona intestinalis chromosome 9, KH, whole genome shotgun sequence genome contains the following window.
GAGCAAACCACTTTTCCACAGCACTTCGTAAAATTCGTCAAAATTCAACATAACACGTCTAGTGGCGCCACTGCCTTTATATGTAACAGGTTAGGGACCAACATGCTTGACGAGCGTGCATGAACGCAGAAGCAAATATCGCGTTACCAAATACATATCCACCAATGGAAGCTATATGCCTCCAAACGCGTAATGATTGAACAACGTGTAGCCAACAGTAACATTGCCGCTCGCTGATCCAATGCTGCCCAATGAAAACAAACCTATAGGAAAAGAGATCTAAAATCGTATAAGAAATAATTAGCTTACTATATACAGGTTGATCTCGAATCTATCGAAACAATAAGAAATGAAGCTCCTTCCCCCCTTTCAGCTGTCGCTGTTAACTATGGCACATTTTGTGCAAACAGAGATCGTGGAGGTTGGTGGTACCAACGTCGTTCAAATGCGCGTAACAAACGTAAACTGCATGTACGCGCCATATGCTTACAGCGAAGCAAATCCGGTAATAGCAATACTTCATTTGCATACAGAATTCCCACACAAAACCGGTATTGCATCATTCATACGTGGGGGGTGTTTCATCATCCGCTTTGTCAACTTTTCCCACACTTTTATCTGCTGAAACGAAACACCTCCAGGaacaataatgtttttataataagcTACTTCACATACAATGGTAGCATATAGGCAGCTAGTACCAGCAAACGTGCTTGTGTATTAGTATCGCAGTTGGAAAGATATCAAAATGAAGTATTTGTTGATGATGGCATGTCTTTTTATAATGGTGTGGAAATCACGTAAGTGGTAAAACTACTTTggtaataatttattatttgaaaaaatttttcctttttttagtGCAATTAAGCGTTGAGCGTGGAACATATAAGAAGCTGTACGGCTCCAAGAATCcaaagaaaatgttaaacGTTGTGTACGAAATGTGTATGACATCAACACCCGCGTACATCAGCGCTACAGCTCGACCAGTGGATTCTTCACTGCCACACACGTTTAAAGTGACCGTCGTAGATATACAACGGTACAGTGTATTGGTGGAACTTGAACGCACAGACCAGAAATCGGGGTGGGATGAAATATGGTTGGCTGTAGATTGGGTTGCAAGCAGTAAAggtatgttttacaaatataactCGTGGGAacttgttgatttttttaaactttctgataattaatttagtaatttttcgAAACTGCAACGAGTATTACCATGGTGGATACACAAGCAACGGCACATACGAAGTTTTACTTCCAAACGGGAAAGCGCTCAATGTTTCGTGCTATATGGAGCCAGGCAGTGGAGGTTGGACGGTATGTAGATGGTTTGAAACACTCGCACAGAGTCAGGAATTaatgtttgttctttaaatacagtttGTACAACGTCGAAAAAATGGTTCTGTTGATTTTTATCAAGATTGGGCCAACTATACAAAGGGGTTTGGAAATCTTGATGGGGACTTTTGGTTGGGTATAATTATGTTGGAACAAACTTGGATACgaatttaaatagt
Protein-coding sequences here:
- the LOC104266077 gene encoding ficolin-1-A-like; amino-acid sequence: MKYLLMMACLFIMVWKSLQLSVERGTYKKLYGSKNPKKMLNVVYEMCMTSTPAYISATARPVDSSLPHTFKVTVVDIQRYSVLVELERTDQKSGWDEIWLAVDWVASSKVIFRNCNEYYHGGYTSNGTYEVLLPNGKALNVSCYMEPGSGGWTFVQRRKNGSVDFYQDWANYTKGFGNLDGDFWLGLENLHLLTKDNKSAARIVITMNCYADFWIFTEYIQYSFFQISSAAEGYKLNVGGYNGSLLGDYLSASNGYSFSTYDKLGDQIRNLSCSERTKASGWWRHRCHDTSINGIYSPCSYGTAFAGGAVPHGWYGAEYTALIIQHRN